In Candidatus Gastranaerophilales bacterium, the following are encoded in one genomic region:
- a CDS encoding alcohol dehydrogenase catalytic domain-containing protein — protein sequence MRALVFDKELKLIDNYKNPTLKKGEALIKISTAGICNTDVEITKGYMGFSGICGHEFVGKVIEINDEDKTLLGKRVVGEINLGCENCPDCFNNMQRHCKNRETLGIFKKDGCFCEYLTMPLANLIEVPENISDEEAVLTEPIAAAFEILEQVHIEPAAKVAVLGDGKLGLLVSLVLSTTNAEIVTIGKHANKLEIIEKQGVKTQLLENTTESKCYDIVVDATGSVNGFEKAIELVKPRGILVLKSTVAAEKPLNLAPVVIDEITIVGSRCGQFRPALRLLGKKIFDFKSLISATYSFSQAVEAFKYAQEKGVLKVLLKFE from the coding sequence AGCATTAGTATTTGATAAGGAACTAAAACTTATTGATAATTATAAAAACCCTACACTAAAAAAAGGTGAAGCCTTAATAAAAATTTCCACTGCAGGAATTTGCAATACGGATGTTGAAATTACAAAAGGCTATATGGGTTTTTCGGGAATTTGCGGGCATGAGTTCGTCGGCAAAGTTATCGAAATAAACGATGAAGACAAAACTCTTTTAGGTAAAAGGGTAGTAGGCGAAATAAATTTAGGCTGCGAAAATTGCCCTGACTGTTTCAATAATATGCAGCGTCATTGTAAAAATCGTGAAACTTTAGGCATCTTTAAAAAAGACGGTTGTTTTTGTGAGTATCTTACAATGCCTTTAGCTAACCTTATTGAAGTGCCTGAAAATATTTCGGATGAAGAAGCAGTACTAACAGAGCCGATTGCAGCTGCGTTTGAAATTCTGGAACAGGTGCATATTGAACCTGCGGCGAAAGTTGCGGTATTAGGTGACGGAAAACTGGGGCTTTTGGTTTCGCTTGTGCTTTCAACTACAAATGCCGAAATCGTTACTATAGGAAAACATGCCAATAAACTGGAAATCATTGAAAAACAGGGTGTAAAAACCCAATTGCTTGAAAATACCACAGAATCAAAATGCTATGATATAGTTGTAGACGCTACAGGCTCTGTGAACGGGTTCGAAAAGGCAATTGAACTTGTTAAACCAAGAGGTATTTTGGTTTTAAAAAGCACGGTCGCTGCCGAGAAACCTTTGAATTTAGCGCCTGTAGTTATCGACGAAATAACTATTGTAGGCTCACGCTGCGGTCAATTCAGACCCGCTTTAAGACTGCTTGGGAAGAAAATATTTGACTTCAAATCTCTGATTAGCGCTACATACAGCTTTAGTCAGGCTGTTGAAGCTTTCAAATATGCCCAGGAAAAAGGTGTATTAAAAGTATTGTTGAAGTTTGAATAA
- the rsmH gene encoding 16S rRNA (cytosine(1402)-N(4))-methyltransferase RsmH, whose product MNEEFKHYTVMKKEAVDGLNCQNGLIYLDCTLGGGGHSFEIASAIQPDGKLIAFDVDEVAINIASEKLKPFSNVTIVKDSYSNFEETLRRLNISKITGGVLLDLGASYYQLTSQARGFSFSKDAKLDMRFDLDSDFTAYDLINTYSEQELADVFYYYGEERLSRRLARVIVEKRTQKKIETTLELADIIKHALPYKNSRVHPATRIFQAIRIEVNSELKNVENTLKNVVTFLEKNARIVVITFHSLEDRIVKRIFRELSSDCNCKKADMICKCPPKSLELINKKPLCATDEEIRVNPPSRSAKLRVAKKV is encoded by the coding sequence ATGAACGAAGAATTTAAACACTATACAGTCATGAAAAAAGAAGCCGTTGACGGGCTGAATTGCCAAAACGGCTTGATTTATCTTGACTGTACATTGGGCGGTGGCGGACACAGCTTCGAAATAGCTTCTGCAATTCAGCCTGACGGTAAATTGATTGCTTTTGATGTTGATGAAGTTGCGATAAATATTGCATCAGAAAAACTCAAACCTTTCTCAAATGTTACAATTGTAAAGGATAGTTATTCAAATTTTGAAGAAACTTTAAGAAGATTAAATATATCTAAAATCACAGGCGGAGTTCTTTTGGATTTAGGCGCATCGTACTACCAGCTTACATCTCAGGCACGCGGCTTTAGCTTTTCAAAGGATGCCAAACTCGATATGAGGTTTGATTTGGACAGTGATTTCACGGCTTATGACTTGATTAATACTTATAGCGAACAGGAGCTTGCGGATGTATTTTATTACTATGGCGAAGAGCGCTTATCACGCCGACTGGCAAGGGTTATAGTCGAAAAAAGAACACAGAAAAAGATAGAAACAACCCTGGAGCTGGCTGACATTATAAAGCACGCCCTGCCTTATAAGAATTCCCGTGTACACCCTGCTACAAGAATATTTCAGGCTATTAGGATAGAGGTAAATTCTGAGCTTAAAAATGTAGAAAATACCTTGAAAAATGTAGTAACATTTTTGGAAAAAAATGCTAGAATAGTAGTTATCACATTTCATTCTTTGGAAGACAGGATTGTAAAGAGAATTTTTAGAGAATTATCCAGTGATTGCAATTGCAAAAAAGCAGATATGATTTGCAAATGCCCGCCAAAATCGCTTGAATTAATCAATAAAAAACCGCTCTGTGCAACCGATGAGGAGATTAGAGTTAACCCGCCTTCAAGAAGTGCAAAGTTGAGAGTTGCAAAGAAGGTCTAG